One window from the genome of Choloepus didactylus isolate mChoDid1 chromosome 2, mChoDid1.pri, whole genome shotgun sequence encodes:
- the CIART gene encoding circadian-associated transcriptional repressor: protein MDFPSSISSYSSFPLSSSFATFPVNSDSGFPSDSEGENKGAHGPRPDTVGQRGGSRPSPGPVRYRHRTKVSSKQHTASHLEQQGLASLVAGSRIKRSRDDKLETRLNIQSCTTEGDMLFAQKCKELQGFIRPLTDLLNGLKMGRFERGLSSFQQSVAMDRIQRIVGVLQKPQMGERYLGTLLQVEGMLKTWFPHIAAQRSSLGDSRHQLTKIRIYKPENKHLPSHHTNLAAYSPAPPMTKMDQVQLEHLVLKQKQPWHLTKWPDMNLTWIHTTPICNPPLGTPGTISFSHGPLGTGTSMGVIFFLHHGVQSTYSAPTTPVPPTTASPFISGDPKKLSGEGPRCHSLPVTLTSDCRCTPSPSGLPTIARLMTMRHLEELRSHPLVASDVHLLNP from the exons ATGGATTTTCCATCTAGCATTTCATCCTAttcttccttccccctctcttcctcttttgcCACCTTCCCAGTGAACAGTGACTCTGGCTTCCCCTCTGATAGTGAGGGGGAGAATAAGGGGGCCCATGGTCCCAGGCCAGACACTGTTGGGCAGAGAGGAGGTTCTCGGCCCAGCCCGGGTCCTGTCCGCTACAGGCATAGAACCAAGGTTTCCAGCAAACAACATACAGCATCTCACTTGGAACAGCAAGGCTTGGCTTCTCTTGTAGCAGGATCCAGGATCAAAAGATCAAGAGATGATAAATTGGAAACCCGTCTAAACATTCAGAGTTGTACCACAGAGGGAGACATGCTCTTTGCTCAGAAG TGTAAAGAGCTCCAAGGATTCATTCGCCCCCTCACAGATCTACTAAATGGACTGAAGATGGGTCGCTTTGAGCGAG GATTGAGCAGTTTCCAGCAGAGTGTAGCAATGGACAGGATCCAGCGTATTGTAGGTGTTTTGCAGAAGCCACAGATGGG GGAGCGTTATCTAGGAACGTTGCTACAGGTGGAAGGGATGTTAAAGACATGGTTTCCTCATATAGCTGCCCAGAGGTCATCCTTGGGTGATAGCAGGCACCAACTGACCAAGATAAGAATTTATAAACCTGAGAACAAG CATCTGCCAAGTCACCACACTAATCTAGCTGCTTACTCTCCTGCACCTCCCATGACAAAGATGGACCAGGTGCAGCTAGAGCATCTTGTTCTGAAGCAGAAGCAGCCTTGGCACCTCACAAAATGGCCAGACATGAACCTCACCTGGATCCACACCACTCCAATTTGCAACCCCCCTCTCGGTACCCCAGGTACCATCTCCTTTAGCCATGGTCCTTTAGGTACTGGAACCAGCATGGGCGTCATATTTTTTCTCCACCATGGAGTGCAGTCCACCTACTCTGCCCCAACCACTCCAGTTCCACCTACTACAGCATCTCCTTTCATCTCTGGTGATCCTAAGAAACTATCaggagaggggcctcgctgccaCAGTTTGCCAGTGACTCTAACATCAGACTGTAGATGCACTCCATCTCCTTCTGGTCTACCCACCATAGCCAGATTGATGACCATGAGACACCTAGAAGAGTTGAGAAGCCATCCTCTGGTTGCTTCTGATGTCCATCTTCTCAACCCCTAA
- the C2H1orf54 gene encoding uncharacterized protein C1orf54 homolog isoform X1 codes for MNVLLVAILAVSLILGQEYEDETLEEVEYYQVEYYYTVTPNYDDFGANFTIDYSVFESEDRLNRLDKEVTEAVETTISLVTEHADQQKPVTMKPVTMDPEKEGCYNSLDGELGGGIGKTKNKYNLFTLLLHEGLF; via the exons ATGAATGTCCTCTTAGTAGCCATCCTTGCTGTGTCACTTATCCTGG GGCAGGAATATGAGGATGAAACACTGGAAGAGGTTGAATATTATCAAGTGGAGTATTACTACACAGTCACCCCAAATTACG ATGACTTTGGTGCAAATTTCACCATTGATTATTCCGTGTTTGAGTCAGAGGACAGGCTG AACAGGTTGGACAAGGAAGTAACAGAAGCTGTAGAGACTACCATTAGTCTTGTAACAGAACATGCAGACCAACAGAAGCCTGTAACAATGAAACCAGTGACAATGGATCCA gAGAAAGAAGGCTGCTACAACTCTTTGGATGGGGAATTGGGAGGAGGAATTGGGAAgacaaagaataaatataatcTGTTTACTCTTCTCCTTCATGAAGGTCTGTTCTAA
- the C2H1orf54 gene encoding uncharacterized protein C1orf54 homolog isoform X3, which produces MNVLLVAILAVSLILGQEYEDETLEEVEYYQVEYYYTVTPNYDDFGANFTIDYSVFESEDRLNRLDKEVTEAVETTISLVTEHADQQKPVTMKPVTMDPSPDLNDAVSCLQSPVPLLLSWALVQGGMLLM; this is translated from the exons ATGAATGTCCTCTTAGTAGCCATCCTTGCTGTGTCACTTATCCTGG GGCAGGAATATGAGGATGAAACACTGGAAGAGGTTGAATATTATCAAGTGGAGTATTACTACACAGTCACCCCAAATTACG ATGACTTTGGTGCAAATTTCACCATTGATTATTCCGTGTTTGAGTCAGAGGACAGGCTG AACAGGTTGGACAAGGAAGTAACAGAAGCTGTAGAGACTACCATTAGTCTTGTAACAGAACATGCAGACCAACAGAAGCCTGTAACAATGAAACCAGTGACAATGGATCCA AGTCCAGATCTGAATGATGCTGTGtcctgtcttcagagtcctgTTCCCCTTCTCCTGTCCTGGGCCCTCGTTCAGGGAGGGATGCTTCTCATGTAG
- the C2H1orf54 gene encoding uncharacterized protein C1orf54 homolog isoform X4 yields MNVLLVAILAVSLILGQEYEDETLEEVEYYQVEYYYTVTPNYDDFGANFTIDYSVFESEDRLNRLDKEVTEAVETTISLVTEHADQQKPVTMKPVTMDPSPVPLLLSWALVQGGMLLM; encoded by the exons ATGAATGTCCTCTTAGTAGCCATCCTTGCTGTGTCACTTATCCTGG GGCAGGAATATGAGGATGAAACACTGGAAGAGGTTGAATATTATCAAGTGGAGTATTACTACACAGTCACCCCAAATTACG ATGACTTTGGTGCAAATTTCACCATTGATTATTCCGTGTTTGAGTCAGAGGACAGGCTG AACAGGTTGGACAAGGAAGTAACAGAAGCTGTAGAGACTACCATTAGTCTTGTAACAGAACATGCAGACCAACAGAAGCCTGTAACAATGAAACCAGTGACAATGGATCCA agtcctgTTCCCCTTCTCCTGTCCTGGGCCCTCGTTCAGGGAGGGATGCTTCTCATGTAG
- the C2H1orf54 gene encoding uncharacterized protein C1orf54 homolog isoform X2: MNVLLVAILAVSLILGQEYEDETLEEVEYYQVEYYYTVTPNYDDFGANFTIDYSVFESEDRLNRLDKEVTEAVETTISLVTEHADQQKPVTMKPVTMDPQSPDLNDAVSCLQSPVPLLLSWALVQGGMLLM, encoded by the exons ATGAATGTCCTCTTAGTAGCCATCCTTGCTGTGTCACTTATCCTGG GGCAGGAATATGAGGATGAAACACTGGAAGAGGTTGAATATTATCAAGTGGAGTATTACTACACAGTCACCCCAAATTACG ATGACTTTGGTGCAAATTTCACCATTGATTATTCCGTGTTTGAGTCAGAGGACAGGCTG AACAGGTTGGACAAGGAAGTAACAGAAGCTGTAGAGACTACCATTAGTCTTGTAACAGAACATGCAGACCAACAGAAGCCTGTAACAATGAAACCAGTGACAATGGATCCA CAGAGTCCAGATCTGAATGATGCTGTGtcctgtcttcagagtcctgTTCCCCTTCTCCTGTCCTGGGCCCTCGTTCAGGGAGGGATGCTTCTCATGTAG